Proteins encoded together in one Variovorax paradoxus window:
- a CDS encoding Pr6Pr family membrane protein has product MKNMNLALARLLHGVVALAALAGIGLELAAAITGGAGAAPTHLERFVRLFSYFTIDANILIGGVSALLAFRPAHDGRLFRPLRLTAVLSIAVTGIVFHTVLTGLRELTPSGQLANFLLHTVTPVVAVLGWLLVGPRPRIDGGTIGLSVLLPLAWIVYTFARGAFVSWYPYPFMDVGALGFGRAVLNSVVVAVIFLVMAFGLRLLEKQLPSAPAA; this is encoded by the coding sequence ATGAAGAACATGAACCTCGCACTGGCGCGCCTTCTTCACGGCGTTGTCGCACTCGCCGCGCTGGCGGGCATCGGCCTCGAACTCGCCGCGGCAATCACCGGCGGCGCGGGAGCCGCCCCGACGCATCTCGAGCGCTTTGTGCGGCTCTTCAGCTACTTCACCATCGACGCGAACATCCTCATCGGCGGCGTGAGCGCCTTGCTCGCTTTTCGTCCCGCGCACGATGGCCGACTGTTCCGTCCGCTGCGGCTGACCGCTGTCTTGAGCATTGCCGTGACGGGTATCGTCTTCCACACTGTGCTCACCGGGCTGCGCGAGCTGACGCCGTCCGGGCAGCTGGCCAACTTTCTGCTGCACACCGTGACACCGGTCGTCGCGGTGCTCGGCTGGTTGCTCGTCGGCCCGCGGCCGCGCATCGACGGCGGCACCATCGGTCTCTCGGTACTGCTGCCGCTGGCGTGGATCGTCTACACCTTCGCGCGCGGTGCGTTCGTCAGCTGGTATCCGTATCCGTTCATGGATGTCGGTGCGCTGGGGTTCGGGCGTGCGGTGCTCAACTCGGTGGTGGTTGCCGTGATCTTCCTGGTCATGGCATTC